The region CGCTGGTGACGGCCATGCAAGTGATGCGCTTGCTGTTCGTGTTATTCCTGGCAGAGCCCTTGTTTCGATACTGGAACAGACACCACGGCAACTAATGTAAATCATACCCTTGCGCGTAGGACTATTCGCTCAATGTAAGAGGCGCTCCTACAAACTGGCTGCGTTGTTGATGCAATACGAGTGCGATTATTTTTAACACGTCAAAACAATCGCACCCTTCCTCTTCAACACACCCAGCAAGAGTTCACCATGACCCACTTCCGCTACCAATCACACACACCTGCCACCCTGCATGACATTCCACATCTGACCCCCAAGGAGCATGAAATACTGGATTGGTGCTCGCGGGGAAAAACGTCCGCAGAAATTGCAATCATCCTGAACAAATCAGAAACAACCATCAACTTTCACATGGCCAACTTGCGCGCAAAATTCAATGTCACTTCACGCCACGCAGCTGTACTCAAAGCCATAAAACTGGGTATGACAACATTGCCCTGAGCGGTATTGCACAGAGATAAAACCATGCCTCTATTCACTGCGATGACTGCCTTAACTCATGACATGAACAATCAACTCATGCATTTCGTTCAGAACAGCTTTCCTGATTCCGGCCTGTTTGTCCTGCTCGCCATGATTGATCCGGAGGCCGCCCTTGGCGCAGTGCTGGGTGGTTGGGTCGTGACGCGCTCGCGCCGGATATTAAAACGCTGGCAACACATGGCATCTTTCGCACTGAGTGCTTGTGTCGGGTATTTATTTACACCTGCCGCCGCCCCTCATTTACCCGGTTTGCCCGTAAGTGTTACGGCATTCATTTGTGCGCTGGTCGCCCTTCCCATCAGCATTAAAGTCATGACATGGGTAAACACAGCAGACATTGCCGATATCCTGCGTCGGTTAAGGTGGCCCAAATGATTCACAAGCGATTTATTATTGTTTCAAGCCGGGTAGCCAGCGTTTCAATACGGTTATTCAAGACCTGCAGACGGTTCTTTTCCTCCACCCACTTGTAAATTATTTTCTGATCCGTCTCATCCAGCTCCCGAAATACCTGCAGCATCTTTTGTTCTTGAGTGTTCAGCCTGTCTACCGCCTCACACAAACACGAGCAGGTGGATAAGCGCATGGAGCCGTGGCCACCAAACAACCAGTCAAGGGAAATACCTTGTTCCCTGGCTATGTCTATGCATATTGAGTACGGAATACTGTCTCGCCCTTTCCAGCTACTCAGTGTCTGCGGACTGACACCCAGTACTTCGGAAAGACCGGAATCTGTTTTAACCTGAGTGACATGCTTCAATCGCTCGAGTATTTCAATTGATTTTTTGTTACTCACTTTGAATAACCCTCAATTTGACTTTGTTGTGTTTTTTGGCAAAATTTACTCTTATTGAGTACTTTTTAGAGCCAAGATATGCAACCTGATAAGTCAAAAGCACTTTCCATTAATAAAGAGCCCCAAGAAAAAGCGCAACACTTAACAAAAGCTATCAGAAATATCACATATCAAACGCCATAAATCTTACAAGAAAATGTAATAAAACAATTTATAGATTACGACCTTTACTACCACCGCCAACAACATACCGTCATGCAGGATCAAAGGATGGGTCTTTATTTGAAATTAACGTGCTTTTTAAATCCGGCACTCAACGCTAGTTCAACTGGAGTCAATCATGAGCACCTACAAAATGGTTTGTCCGCATTGCTTGAGCAGGATGCGCATCCGTACCAGCGAAGGTCGGCATATTTTCTTGCGGGTAGCTTACTTGCAATGCACCACTGAAGCCTGCGGATGGTCTGTCAGGGCAGAGTTTGAAATGACCCACGAACTATCTCCCAGCGGCATGCCCAACCCTGATGTCCACCTGCCCGGCGTCAATCAGGAACTGCGTCAGGCTGCCCTGCCTTGCGACAAGTCGGCCCAACAGACTGCCGGGGCGGGACAATGAGTATTGATCTGACACAGGTACATGCAGCACCGGGGTTCCTGTCGCGTCTTCGACATGCCTGTATGGGCGATGCCCACTTACTGCCTGGCAGAGCCGACCGACGTGGACGGGCGGGAATGCCCCGGACAGTGCTGGTAAGACTGGCTCTACTCTGGGGGATGGGGGCGTCCGGGAAGCATCGATTACACCCGGCCTGAGATGGCTCGGTCAATTCTGCAAGCCAGCACACCAGGCGGCCCTACCTGGTGTGTCAAAACAGCCGGACTCGCCGCGCCAACAGGTTTCAAAACCTGAGCATCTGCTTGGGTTATCTAAACCGCCGGAAGTTTCCAGTCGATGGGTGCCAGCCCGTTTTGCTCAAGAAACTTATTGGTTCTGCTGAAGTGACCATTACCAATAAACCCCCGATAGGCAGAGAGCGGTGAAGGATGCACCGAAGTCAGCACCAAATGCTTGGTCGCATCAATCAACTTCTGTTTGCTTTGCGCATGGGCGCCCCATAGCAAAAAGACCAGTTTGGGCTGCTGCTCACTCACCACCTGAATGATCCGGTCGGTGAAATGCTCCCAGCCTTTTTTGGCATGGGAAGCTGCGTTCGCGCGCTCCACGGTCATTGTCGTGTTAAGCAGCAAAACGCCCTGTTCGGCCCAATGCAGCAAGCAGCCATGGTTGGCAATATCGATATTCAGATCGCGCTTGAGCTCTTTATAAATATTGACCAGAGAAGGCGGTACCGATATGCCCGGCGGCACCGAAAAACACAGCCCGTGTGCCTGGCCAGGACCGTGGTAAGGGTCCTGGCCCAGGATCACCACTTTGATCTTGTCCAGAGGCGTCAGGTTCAGCGCGTTGAAAATTAGGGGGCCCGGAGGATAGATTTCTTTACCGGCCACATGCTCCTGGCGCAGAAACTCGCGCAGGTCGGCCATGTAAGGTTTATCGAACTCCTCGCGCAAGGCCTGCTTCCAGACGGGTTCAAGTTTTATACGATCATCCGGCGTCATGACTACATCCTGAGAAACAATGGGGCGGACACTAGAAAAGCCCGCCCCCCTTGTCAACGTCCCTGTCTGTTCCGGCCTTGCCAATGACCACGGCGATCACCGCGATTATCACTGCGCTCGTGCCTGCGCTCATGCCTTGGTTCATGCCTGCGTTCATAACGGTGGCCCCGATCGTAGCCCTGCCGGTAACCACTGCGATAATAGGGCGCCGGACGATAACGGGGCGACGCTTGATAATAGCGGGGGGACGGCGTGTAGTAGCCTCGCTGATAAACAGGGTAGGAGCGGTAACCGCCATACGGATAAGGCGCTGGCGAAGAGTAAACTTCTGAACGGTAGCCTCCATGCCCCGAGTAATAGGGCACACACGCTGACAATGCCAGACCAATCAGAACAATAGAAAGTAGGCGACGATACATGGCGGCCTCCTGGACCGCGAGAGAGCACACACAGCGGCGCTGGGTGGCGACAAATGGCAATGCCATCCGACGCTTGTTATGACCACGAAAACAGCACTTGGTGCCGCCTGTTAAATCCAGCTGCCGAGCGGTATTCAGAAATCCCACACACCGCGCAGTTTGCTATTTAAGATGCGACCCCGACCTGACACCGGACAACCGACATGACTACACCCAACCTCTGCCCGGTATGCGGAGCCCGCAATGATTGCTCAATGGCCAGCACCGACACCGAGCACCTGCCCTGCTGGTGCTACAGCGTCAGTATCGACCCGCAAATCATCCGGGCCCTGCCACTTGAACAGCGCGACCAGAGCTGTCTTTGCCCTCGTTGCGCCAACGCCGAACAGCAATTGCCAACAGCGAAATCAGAACCCATCACGTAAGATGCGTGCCTGTATTCCTCATGATTGTTGACCATGCGCATAGACCGCTTTCTGAGCAACCTCCCCCAGTTCAGCCGCCAGCACGTTCGGCTGTTACTGATAGAAAAGCGCATCCGGGTCGATGGTCAGGTCATTTGCGATCCCCATCATGAAATCCGTACATTCAGTCGCATCGAACTCGATGATGGCGTCCTGCAAGACGGTAAGCCGGCGCGCTATTTCATGCTGCATAAGCCGCAGGGGTGCGTCAGTGCCACCCGGGATCCGGAGCACCCCACGGTGCTGGACCTGCTGGATGAACCTGACAAACACGAGCTGCATATCGCCGGCCGACTGGACTTCAATACCAGCGGGTTGATGCTGATTACCAATGACGGGCAATGGTCGCGACGCCTCACCCAGCCGCAAACCAAACTGCCCAAAGTGTATTACGTCGAGACGGAACACATCATCGGCCCCGAGTACATTGACCAGTTCAGGCAAGGCATCTATTTCGCCTACGAAAACCTGACAACCCTGCCCGCCGAACTGGAATTGCTCGGACCTTGCAGCGCCCGCTTGAGCATCGTTGAGGGCCGCTATCACCAGGTCAAACGCATGTTTGGTTATTTCGACAACAAAGTCATACGCCTGCACCGCGAAAGCATCGGCCCATTGGCGCTCGACAGCCTGCTGGCACCTGGTGCCTGGCGCCCGCTCAGCGATCAGGAAATCCAGCTGTTTTGAGAAGGAGCATTCGCTAAAAGCTGAAGCCTGTGCTCACACTTGCCTGTCACAATCCCGGCGCATCATTCGTCTGACCGACGCTCGATTCGCTGGAGTCTGACGCCATGATCAAACCTGAAACGGCTGTGCTCGATGTTCAAGGGCAATTCCGAATTCACACCGAGCTCTACCGCTCGGAGACCGCAGAACACACCATTATTCTGGTCAACGGCTCTCTGGCCACCACCGCG is a window of Pseudomonas taetrolens DNA encoding:
- a CDS encoding helix-turn-helix domain-containing protein, which produces MSNKKSIEILERLKHVTQVKTDSGLSEVLGVSPQTLSSWKGRDSIPYSICIDIAREQGISLDWLFGGHGSMRLSTCSCLCEAVDRLNTQEQKMLQVFRELDETDQKIIYKWVEEKNRLQVLNNRIETLATRLETIINRL
- a CDS encoding response regulator transcription factor, whose product is MTHFRYQSHTPATLHDIPHLTPKEHEILDWCSRGKTSAEIAIILNKSETTINFHMANLRAKFNVTSRHAAVLKAIKLGMTTLP
- a CDS encoding cysteine-rich CWC family protein; this translates as MTTPNLCPVCGARNDCSMASTDTEHLPCWCYSVSIDPQIIRALPLEQRDQSCLCPRCANAEQQLPTAKSEPIT
- a CDS encoding ogr/Delta-like zinc finger family protein, giving the protein MSTYKMVCPHCLSRMRIRTSEGRHIFLRVAYLQCTTEACGWSVRAEFEMTHELSPSGMPNPDVHLPGVNQELRQAALPCDKSAQQTAGAGQ
- a CDS encoding pseudouridine synthase, with translation MRIDRFLSNLPQFSRQHVRLLLIEKRIRVDGQVICDPHHEIRTFSRIELDDGVLQDGKPARYFMLHKPQGCVSATRDPEHPTVLDLLDEPDKHELHIAGRLDFNTSGLMLITNDGQWSRRLTQPQTKLPKVYYVETEHIIGPEYIDQFRQGIYFAYENLTTLPAELELLGPCSARLSIVEGRYHQVKRMFGYFDNKVIRLHRESIGPLALDSLLAPGAWRPLSDQEIQLF
- the ung gene encoding uracil-DNA glycosylase, which produces MTPDDRIKLEPVWKQALREEFDKPYMADLREFLRQEHVAGKEIYPPGPLIFNALNLTPLDKIKVVILGQDPYHGPGQAHGLCFSVPPGISVPPSLVNIYKELKRDLNIDIANHGCLLHWAEQGVLLLNTTMTVERANAASHAKKGWEHFTDRIIQVVSEQQPKLVFLLWGAHAQSKQKLIDATKHLVLTSVHPSPLSAYRGFIGNGHFSRTNKFLEQNGLAPIDWKLPAV
- a CDS encoding putative holin is translated as MPLFTAMTALTHDMNNQLMHFVQNSFPDSGLFVLLAMIDPEAALGAVLGGWVVTRSRRILKRWQHMASFALSACVGYLFTPAAAPHLPGLPVSVTAFICALVALPISIKVMTWVNTADIADILRRLRWPK